In the genome of Pantoea agglomerans, the window GTCAGCAGCGTAAGGTCCTGGCTGCGAAAGTAACTGCCCAGCGCGGCAACCAGCAGAACGCTGGTAAGCAGCCAGACGGACATCATGACACCGGCAAAGACCAGGCTAAGTCTGGAAGTCAGAGACCCGTTACGCTTCATTCTTCACGTATCTCCAGCACGTAGCCAATGCCGCGCACGGTATGGATCAGCTTCGGGCTGAAGTCATCATCCACCTTGCTGCGCAGCCGCCGGACAGCCACATCAATCACGTTAGTGTCACTCTCAAAATTAATATTCCAGACCAGGGAGGAGATGAGATTTCTTGGCAGCACTTCACCGCGACGCTGCAGCAGCAGCTCAAGCAGAACAAACTCTTTTGTGGACAGATGAATTTTTTTGCCGGAACGGCTGACGCTCCGGCGGGATATGTCCATCACCAGGTCAGCTATTTCGTACATGCCGGATGCCAGAGAGCGGTTACGCCTGAGCTGGGTCCGGATACGGGCCAGAAGCTCGGCAAAATCGAACGGCTTGAGAAGATAGTCATCGGCTCCCAGGTCCAGGCCT includes:
- a CDS encoding heavy metal response regulator transcription factor — translated: MTTLLIVEDEIKTGTYLKQGLQEAGYDVTLVNDGRQGLEHILQQRYDLIILDVMLPSLDGWDILRQMRMARHEEPVLFLTARDNVSEKIKGLDLGADDYLLKPFDFAELLARIRTQLRRNRSLASGMYEIADLVMDISRRSVSRSGKKIHLSTKEFVLLELLLQRRGEVLPRNLISSLVWNINFESDTNVIDVAVRRLRSKVDDDFSPKLIHTVRGIGYVLEIREE